In the Rickettsiales bacterium genome, GCTCATAAAGCCTTGAATGCAGGTTGTGATATAGTTCTTCATTGCAATGGCGATATAAACGAAATGAAGGAAATATGCGAATCAGTTGATTTTTGGAACAAAGAACATAGAGAAAAATTCCGTAATTGCTGGAAAGCCTTAAGATATTGATTTTTCATAAATGACAAATTTACCAAAAACATATACGAGAAAACTCAAATTCGGCACGGATTTCAAGGAAATTGAAGTTGGCGATATTATTAATCTCTGCGAAGATGATTTTCTTGAATTACAATGCGGCGCTAAAATCTCCAATTTTCCTGTTGCATTCAAAACTTTCGGCACGCTTAACGAAGAAAAATCCAACGCAATCCTAATTTGTCACGCTTTAACTGGTGATCAATTTGTTATCGGAACTCACCCTGTAACTGGCAAGAATGGCTGGTGGGAAAACTATGTCGGCGAAGGAAAACCAATAGATACAAATAAATTTTTTATCATTGCCCCCAATGTATTGGGCGGTTGTATGGGAAGTTACGGGCCTAAAGATATAAACCCTGAAACTGGCGAAGCTTTTAATCTTTCATTCCCAATGATAACCATATCTGATATGGTTTTAGTGCAGAAAAAACTTATTGAAAAATTCGGCATTAAAAAACTCGCCTGCGTTATAGGTGGCTCAATGGGCGGAATGCAAGCGATGGAGTGGATTAGTAAATTCCCAGAAAATTGCCAAAGTGCAATGCTAATTGCAACATCAGCAAGGCATTCAGCACAGAATATCGCATTCAATGAAATTGGGCGTCAAGCAATTATGGCTGACCCTGAATGGTGCGAAGGCAATTATATTGCCCGCAAATGCTTGCCTTCCAAGGGGCTTTCAATCGCAAGAATGATGGCACATATTACTTATCTATCTGAATCAGGCTTACATAATAAATTCGGCAGAAAACTGCAAAATAGAAACGCTCTTTCATTTGGCTTTGATGTTGATTTTCAAGTTGAAAGTTACCTCAGATATCAA is a window encoding:
- a CDS encoding homoserine O-acetyltransferase, with protein sequence MTNLPKTYTRKLKFGTDFKEIEVGDIINLCEDDFLELQCGAKISNFPVAFKTFGTLNEEKSNAILICHALTGDQFVIGTHPVTGKNGWWENYVGEGKPIDTNKFFIIAPNVLGGCMGSYGPKDINPETGEAFNLSFPMITISDMVLVQKKLIEKFGIKKLACVIGGSMGGMQAMEWISKFPENCQSAMLIATSARHSAQNIAFNEIGRQAIMADPEWCEGNYIARKCLPSKGLSIARMMAHITYLSESGLHNKFGRKLQNRNALSFGFDVDFQVESYLRYQGMSFVERFDPNSYLYITRAMDYFDLEADFNFNLAKAFEKTKCPVCVISFSSDWLFTTENAKQIVHALVASSSDVSFVEIESDKGHDSFLLPNPMLEKTISGFLAKI